In Drosophila bipectinata strain 14024-0381.07 chromosome 2R, DbipHiC1v2, whole genome shotgun sequence, one genomic interval encodes:
- the tbrd-2 gene encoding bromodomain testis-specific protein yields the protein MDGQKPLSLKLRLPNRVQPEVILPPGRFGRYTNKIHYFKKHVLDEVCKKKFALDFMEPVDTEVLQVPSYYSVIDQPMDIITVIKRVHNDYYWSVEEAIIDFRLIIGNCFTFNRPGDVVYRKGQMLEKFFQKRMRNMPDGPEIPCAKDKDPPAVTKPRVSSKVVAAPAETEQFCREQLKKLQVFTNQADTTARNFFNSKWDSLHKKLDKHYFKTVEEFRSHVDGIFKKYHDPAKMIYEKAFDQPGGWNSSAEEGGIPGLTQSDLNEVLKTAKLAEAGLKQCLQPQCLWEPEKARSLVEVLCESLDKMKEKMEPAKPAKVVPFSLNSSSQNEPHVERVVVPALDLLSAAELKSLLVVEGDDSSDEEIENPAESVSDVERRSIQKLFAKLPSPAMREIVHLIHQTEGLTSENGELSFDVKEFAPDTLALMKRAVAKAMRAHSKLNLRDMASSEKGELQRNLQTQLVGISKLLNKSRRRNAAPMIRQNLKKQPNTARKRERAPPRPKPPKPQQQKIFYGTGEARNLSDSSDDSSGPPSPQRPCQSQPLLPRPDPVPPQTPVLMNARMSSSSSPDSKKGSQSRSRSSSSSRSSSSSSSGSRSSSSSSSRSSSSSGSSDGKGEQANGM from the exons ATG GATGGACAAAAGCCCTTATCCCTTAAGCTAAGGCTGCCCAACCGCGTCCAGCCGGAGGTCATCCTTCCGCCAGGCAGGTTCGGCAGGTACACGAACAAGATACACTATTTCAAGAAGCATGTGCTGGACGAGGTTTGCAAAAAGAAATTCGCCCTAGATTTCATGGAGCCAGTGGACACGGAGGTCTTGCAGGTGCCCTCGTACTACTCGGTCATAGACCAACCCATGGACATTATCACCGTTATTAAGCGGGTCCACAACGACTACTACTGGTCGGTGGAAGAGGCCATCATCGACTTCCGCCTGATTATCGGAAATTGCTTCACCTTCAACCGACCGGGGGACGTGGTCTACCGCAAGGGCCAGATGCTGGAGAAGTTCTTTCAGAAAAGGATGAGGAACATGCCGGACGGGCCAGAGATACCGTGCGCCAAGGACAAAGATCCCCCGGCGGTGACCAAGCCTCGAGTAAGCTCTAAGGTGGTGGCCGCTCCCGCCGAGACGGAGCAGTTCTGTCGGGAGCAGCTCAAAAAGCTACAGGTATTCACCAATCAGGCGGACACCACGGCCCGCAACTTCTTTAACTCCAAGTGGGACTCGCTGCACAAGAAGCTGGACAAGCACTACTTCAAGACCGTCGAGGAGTTCCGCTCGCACGTGGATGGCATCTTCAAGAAGTACCACGACCCGGCCAAGATGATCTACGAGAAGGCATTCGATCAACCGGGAGGCTGGAATTCCTCAGCAGAGGAGGGCGGCATTCCCGGGCTGACACAGTCCGACCTCAACGAAGTCCTCAAGACGGCCAAGCTGGCGGAGGCCGGTCTGAAGCAATGCCTTCAGCCACAGTGCCTGTGGGAGCCCGAGAAGGCACGAAGCCTAGTGGAGGTCCTCTGCGAGTCCTTGGACAAAATGAAGGAAAAGATGGAACCGGCCAAGCCAGCGAAGGTCGTGCCCTTCTCcctcaacagcagcagccaaaACGAGCCACATGTCGAAAGGGTGGTGGTGCCTGCCTTGGACCTCCTTTCCGCCGCGGAGTTGAAGAGCCTGCTGGTTGTGGAGGGCGATGACTCCTCTGACGAGGAGATCGAGAACCCGGCGGAGTCGGTCAGCGACGTGGAGCGGCGCAGCATCCAGAAGCTCTTCGCTAAGCTGCCCTCACCGGCCATGCGCGAGATCGTGCACCTGATCCACCAGACCGAGGGCCTGACCTCCGAGAACGGGGAACTCAGCTTCGACGTGAAGGAGTTCGCGCCGGACACCCTCGCCTTGATGAAGCGGGCCGTGGCGAAGGCGATGCGGGCGCACAGCAAGCTCAACTTGCGGGATATGGCCTCCTCGGAGAAGGGCGAGCTCCAGCGCAACCTCCAGACCCAGCTGGTTGGCATCTCCAAGCTCCTGAACAAGAGTCGCCGCCGTAACGCTGCTCCCATGATCCGTCAGAACCTGAAGAAGCAACCCAATACGGCCCGGAAGCGGGAACGGGCACCTCCGCGCCCAAAGCCACCAAAGCCACAGCAACAGAAAATTTTTTATGGAACGGGGGAGGCACGAAACCTGAGCGACTCTAGCGATGACTCCTCGGGTCCCCCCAGCCCACAGAGGCCGTGCCAGTCGCAGCCGCTTCTTCCCCGGCCGGACCCCGTCCCACCCCAGACCCCTGTCCTCATGAATGCCCGgatgagcagcagcagcagccccgACTCCAAGAAGGGCTCCCAGTCCAGATCGCGCAGCTCCTCGAGCTCAAGATCAAgctcctcctccagctcgGGTTCCCGGTCTAGCTCCAGCTCGAGCAGCAGGTCCAGCTCTAGTAGTGGCTCCTCCGACGGTAAAGGGGAGCAGGCCAATGGAATGtga